The following proteins are co-located in the Billgrantia tianxiuensis genome:
- the maiA gene encoding maleylacetoacetate isomerase, with protein MTTLYGYFRSSAAYRVRIALNLKGLAYDQVPVNLVKGEQKSDDFRTHNPQGLVPVLETDDGAQLTQSLAICEYLEERHPEPPLLPADAEGRARVRSLAQLVACEIHPLNNLKVLKYLVHELKLDDEAKLAWYRHWIAEGFTALEARLASESASGAFCHGDSPTLADVCLVPQVFNAERFECDLSAYPTLRRITERCRALDAFAKAAPGEQPDAG; from the coding sequence ATGACCACGCTGTACGGCTATTTCCGCTCCTCGGCGGCCTACCGGGTGCGCATCGCGCTGAACCTCAAGGGCCTGGCGTACGACCAGGTACCGGTCAACCTGGTCAAGGGCGAGCAGAAGAGCGACGACTTCCGCACTCACAACCCCCAGGGGCTGGTGCCGGTGCTCGAGACCGACGACGGCGCCCAGTTGACCCAGTCGCTGGCGATCTGCGAGTACCTGGAGGAACGCCACCCCGAGCCGCCGCTGCTGCCGGCGGACGCCGAGGGCCGTGCCCGGGTGCGCTCGCTGGCCCAGCTCGTCGCCTGCGAGATCCATCCGCTCAACAACCTCAAGGTGCTCAAGTACCTGGTGCACGAGCTGAAGCTGGACGACGAGGCCAAGCTGGCCTGGTATCGCCACTGGATTGCCGAAGGCTTCACCGCGCTGGAGGCAAGGCTGGCCAGCGAGTCCGCCAGCGGCGCGTTCTGCCACGGCGACAGCCCGACCCTGGCCGACGTCTGCCTGGTGCCGCAGGTATTCAACGCCGAGCGCTTCGAGTGCGACCTCTCCGCGTATCCGACGCTCCGTCGCATCACCGAGCGCTGCCGAGCGCTGGACGCCTTCGCCAAGGCCGCCCCGGGCGAGCAGCCGGATGCGGGTTGA
- a CDS encoding fumarylacetoacetate hydrolase family protein, which produces MKLATLKLDKKEHGRDGELLVVSRDLSQAVSAADIAQTLQQAIENWDAVSPKLEARYAELNDGSAAGAFALDQSRLHSPLPRSYHWADGSAYLNHVKLVRQARNAEMPETFWTDPLMYQGGGDKFLAPTEDIEAVSEEHGIDFEGEIAVITDDVPMAVTPEQAAGHIKLIMLVNDVSLRGLIPGELAKGFGFFQAKPASAFSPICVTPDELGDAWQEGKVHLPLTVHLNGEKFGEPEAGPDMIFSFPQLVAHAARTRYLGAGAIVGSGTVSNPDPDGGPGKPIADGGVGYSCLAEVRMVEQILHGAAKTPFMRFGDRVRIEMFDRQGNSIFGAIDQQVVPYQPK; this is translated from the coding sequence ATGAAACTCGCTACCCTCAAGCTGGATAAGAAAGAGCACGGCCGCGACGGCGAACTGCTGGTGGTCTCCCGCGACCTGAGCCAAGCCGTTTCCGCCGCCGACATCGCCCAGACCCTGCAGCAGGCGATCGAGAACTGGGATGCGGTGAGCCCGAAACTGGAAGCGCGCTACGCCGAACTCAACGATGGCAGCGCCGCCGGCGCCTTCGCCCTGGATCAGAGCCGGCTGCACTCGCCGCTGCCGCGCAGCTACCACTGGGCCGACGGCTCCGCCTACCTCAACCACGTCAAGCTGGTACGCCAGGCGCGCAACGCCGAGATGCCGGAAACCTTCTGGACCGATCCGCTGATGTACCAGGGCGGCGGCGACAAGTTCCTGGCCCCCACCGAGGACATCGAGGCGGTCAGCGAGGAGCACGGCATCGACTTCGAGGGCGAGATTGCGGTGATCACCGACGACGTGCCCATGGCGGTGACCCCGGAGCAGGCTGCCGGCCACATCAAGCTGATCATGCTGGTCAACGACGTCAGCCTGCGCGGGCTGATTCCCGGCGAGCTGGCCAAGGGCTTCGGCTTCTTCCAGGCCAAGCCGGCCTCCGCCTTCTCGCCGATCTGCGTCACCCCGGACGAGCTGGGCGACGCCTGGCAGGAGGGCAAGGTCCACCTGCCGCTGACCGTACACCTCAACGGCGAGAAGTTCGGCGAGCCCGAGGCCGGCCCGGACATGATCTTCAGCTTCCCTCAGCTGGTCGCCCATGCGGCCAGGACCCGCTACCTGGGCGCCGGCGCCATCGTCGGCTCGGGCACCGTCTCCAACCCCGACCCCGACGGCGGCCCCGGCAAGCCGATCGCCGACGGCGGCGTGGGCTACAGCTGCCTGGCCGAGGTGCGCATGGTCGAGCAGATCCTGCACGGCGCGGCCAAGACGCCGTTCATGCGCTTCGGCGACCGGGTACGCATCGAGATGTTCGACCGCCAGGGCAATAGCATCTTCGGCGCCATCGACCAGCAGGTGGTGCCCTACCAGCCAAAGTAA
- the hmgA gene encoding homogentisate 1,2-dioxygenase, whose translation MTTQTLEYQSGFRNHFASEALPGALPVGQNSPQKCAYGLYAEQLTGSAFTAPRHENLRSWLYRIRPSVVQSAYTPLENGRVATSPLAKPAADPNQMRWDPLPMPTEPTDFVDGLLTIAVNGDAGTQSGCGVHVYAFNRDMTERFFYDADGELLIVPQQGSLRLRTELGELEVKGSEIAVIPRGMKFQVRLADGSDAARGYVCENYGSPLELPGLGPIGANGLANPRDFESPVAAFEDVQGDFELVAKFSGRFWVTKLGHSPLDVVAWHGNYAPYKYDLARFNTINTVSFDHPDPSIFTVLTSASDTPGMANIDFVIFPPRWMVAENTFRPPYFHRNLMSEFMGLIHGEYDAKAEGFLPGGASLHNCMSPHGPDAETFEKASNAELTPQRLDATLAFMFESRYVYHPTEAALNADIRQRDYVDVWSTLRSHFNPQQP comes from the coding sequence ATGACGACCCAAACGCTCGAGTACCAGAGCGGCTTTCGCAACCACTTCGCCAGCGAGGCGCTGCCCGGCGCCCTGCCGGTGGGCCAGAACTCGCCCCAGAAGTGCGCCTACGGCCTCTACGCCGAGCAGCTGACCGGCTCGGCCTTCACCGCGCCGCGCCATGAGAACCTGCGCAGCTGGCTCTACCGCATCCGCCCCTCGGTGGTGCAGAGCGCCTATACGCCGCTGGAGAATGGCCGGGTGGCCACCTCGCCGCTGGCCAAGCCCGCCGCCGACCCCAACCAGATGCGCTGGGATCCGCTGCCGATGCCCACCGAGCCCACCGACTTCGTCGACGGCCTGCTGACGATTGCCGTCAACGGCGATGCCGGTACCCAGTCCGGCTGCGGCGTGCACGTCTACGCCTTCAACCGCGACATGACCGAGCGCTTCTTCTACGACGCCGACGGCGAGCTCTTGATCGTGCCGCAGCAGGGCAGCCTGCGCCTGCGTACCGAACTCGGCGAGCTCGAGGTCAAGGGCAGCGAAATCGCGGTGATTCCCCGCGGCATGAAGTTCCAGGTACGCCTGGCCGACGGAAGCGACGCCGCCCGCGGCTATGTCTGCGAGAACTACGGCAGCCCCCTGGAGCTACCCGGCCTCGGCCCTATCGGTGCCAATGGCCTGGCCAACCCGCGCGACTTCGAGAGCCCCGTGGCCGCTTTTGAAGACGTGCAAGGCGACTTCGAGCTGGTGGCCAAGTTCTCCGGCCGCTTCTGGGTGACCAAGCTCGGCCATTCGCCGCTCGACGTGGTGGCCTGGCACGGCAACTACGCGCCCTACAAGTACGATCTTGCACGCTTCAACACCATCAACACGGTGAGCTTCGATCACCCCGATCCCTCGATCTTCACCGTGCTGACCTCGGCCTCCGACACCCCGGGGATGGCCAACATCGACTTCGTGATCTTCCCGCCACGCTGGATGGTGGCCGAGAACACCTTCCGTCCGCCCTACTTCCATCGCAACCTGATGAGCGAGTTCATGGGCCTGATCCACGGCGAGTACGATGCCAAGGCCGAGGGTTTCCTGCCCGGCGGCGCCAGCCTGCACAACTGCATGTCGCCCCACGGCCCCGACGCCGAGACCTTCGAGAAGGCTTCCAACGCCGAGCTGACACCGCAGCGCCTGGATGCGACCCTGGCCTTCATGTTCGAGAGCCGCTACGTCTACCATCCGACCGAAGCGGCGCTCAACGCGGACATCCGCCAGCGCGACTACGTCGACGTGTGGTCGACGCTGCGCTCGCACTTCAATCCGCAACAGCCCTGA
- a CDS encoding DUF2783 domain-containing protein, which translates to MPRLELNPKFTDPDAFYAALTELHRERSEAESERINARLILLLANHIGDQQVLEEALAIAGQAVASPSEARAGE; encoded by the coding sequence ATGCCACGGCTTGAGCTCAACCCCAAATTCACCGACCCGGACGCCTTCTATGCCGCGCTGACCGAACTGCACCGCGAGCGCAGCGAGGCCGAGAGCGAACGTATCAACGCCCGGCTGATCCTGCTGCTGGCCAACCATATCGGCGATCAGCAGGTGCTCGAGGAGGCCTTGGCCATCGCCGGCCAGGCCGTGGCATCGCCTTCGGAAGCGCGCGCCGGCGAGTGA
- a CDS encoding FAD-dependent oxidoreductase: MPTTYNNPVYPYRRPPELDRDEVRHCPVVIVGAGPTGLAMAIDLAQQGIASMVLDDNNTVSVGSRAICFAKRTLEILDRLGCAQPMVDKGVTWQRGRVFFQQREVYDFDLLPEEGHRMPAFINLQQYYFEEYLVNRADALADRIDLRWKHKVTEVDSQAERSEVVISTEDGDYRLSCDYLLVADGANSKIRDMLGLESKGQIFQDRFLIADVIMKADFPTERWFWFDPPFHPNQSVLLHRQPDNVWRIDFQLGWDADPEEEKKEENIRPRVQAMLGADVEFELEWASVYTFRCRKMDDYIHQRVFFMGDAAHQVSPFGARGANGALQSTENLAWKLARVLKGQAPAALLATYNDERQHGAAENILNSTRATDFITPKSRVSRLFRDSVLELAEHYPFARRLVNSGRLSMPCHYDDSPLNGPETEGLPHVLRPGSPAKDAPIGLAGRRAWLLNQLGDRFTLLLDGRVDSAQAEALRTELEPLLAHQADLDLLVVGPAPHALTELPRSRQIEDVETLVGERYGLTGGVAYLIRPDQHVSARWRQVSAADIETAIDRALGRHLGAEEVRHATA, from the coding sequence ATGCCCACGACTTACAACAATCCCGTCTACCCGTACCGGCGCCCGCCCGAGCTTGACCGCGACGAGGTGCGCCACTGCCCGGTGGTGATCGTCGGCGCCGGCCCCACCGGCCTGGCCATGGCCATCGACCTGGCCCAGCAGGGCATCGCCAGCATGGTGCTCGACGACAACAACACCGTCAGCGTCGGCTCGCGGGCGATCTGCTTCGCCAAGCGCACCCTGGAGATCCTCGACCGCCTCGGCTGCGCCCAGCCGATGGTCGACAAGGGCGTGACCTGGCAGCGCGGCCGAGTGTTCTTCCAGCAGCGAGAGGTCTACGACTTCGACCTTCTGCCGGAAGAGGGCCACCGCATGCCGGCCTTCATCAACCTGCAGCAGTACTATTTCGAAGAGTATCTGGTGAATCGCGCCGACGCGCTTGCCGATCGCATCGACCTGCGCTGGAAGCACAAGGTCACCGAGGTCGACAGCCAGGCCGAGCGCAGTGAGGTCGTGATCAGCACCGAGGACGGCGACTACCGTCTCTCCTGCGACTACCTGCTGGTGGCCGACGGCGCCAACAGCAAGATCCGCGACATGCTGGGGCTGGAGAGCAAAGGCCAGATCTTCCAGGACCGTTTCCTGATCGCCGACGTGATCATGAAGGCCGATTTCCCCACCGAGCGCTGGTTCTGGTTCGACCCGCCCTTCCACCCCAACCAGTCGGTGCTGCTGCACCGCCAGCCGGACAACGTCTGGCGCATCGACTTCCAACTGGGCTGGGACGCCGACCCGGAAGAGGAGAAGAAGGAGGAGAACATCCGCCCGCGGGTGCAGGCGATGCTCGGCGCAGACGTGGAGTTCGAGCTGGAGTGGGCCAGCGTCTACACCTTCCGCTGCCGCAAGATGGACGACTACATCCACCAGCGCGTGTTCTTCATGGGCGACGCCGCCCACCAGGTCTCGCCCTTCGGCGCCCGCGGCGCCAACGGCGCGCTGCAGAGCACCGAGAACCTAGCCTGGAAGCTGGCCCGCGTGCTCAAGGGCCAGGCCCCCGCGGCGCTGCTCGCCACCTACAACGACGAACGCCAGCACGGCGCCGCCGAGAACATCCTCAACTCGACCCGCGCCACCGACTTCATCACGCCCAAGAGCCGCGTCAGCCGGCTGTTCCGCGACAGCGTGCTGGAACTGGCTGAGCACTACCCCTTCGCCCGGCGCCTGGTCAACAGCGGCCGACTCTCCATGCCGTGCCACTACGACGACTCGCCGCTCAACGGCCCCGAGACCGAGGGCCTGCCCCACGTGCTGCGCCCCGGCAGCCCGGCCAAGGATGCCCCGATCGGCCTGGCCGGGCGGCGCGCCTGGCTGCTCAACCAGTTGGGCGATCGTTTCACGCTGCTGCTCGACGGCCGCGTCGACAGCGCCCAGGCCGAGGCGCTCAGGACCGAACTCGAGCCGCTGCTCGCGCACCAGGCCGATCTCGATCTGCTGGTCGTCGGACCGGCGCCGCATGCCCTGACCGAGCTGCCACGCAGCCGCCAGATCGAGGACGTGGAGACCCTGGTCGGAGAACGCTACGGCCTGACCGGCGGTGTCGCCTACCTGATCCGCCCCGACCAGCACGTCAGCGCCCGCTGGCGCCAAGTCAGCGCCGCCGACATCGAGACGGCGATCGATCGCGCGCTGGGTCGTCACCTTGGTGCCGAGGAGGTACGCCATGCCACGGCTTGA
- a CDS encoding MBL fold metallo-hydrolase translates to MSKKFASHADTEEKQVSFTQLAEGLYAYTAEGDPNTGVVIGDDSVMVIDTQATPIMAQDVIRRIREVTDLPIKHVVMTHYHAVRVLGASAYEAENIYASQNTYDLIVERGQQDYESEVGRFPRLFKGVDSVPGLTWPNIVFQRELTVFMGKREVRIIHLGRGHTKGDTVVWLPEEKVMFSGDLVEYGATPYTGDAYHEDWPSTLDRLQAMAPQKLVPGRGEALTTPEQCQEAIQGTRDFLADMYDSVKAGKAAGKSLSECYAETYAKLKPKYGHWVIFDHCLPFDITRCYDEAGGEYPDPRIWTAERDTAMWHSLQEVVENQ, encoded by the coding sequence ATGAGCAAGAAATTCGCTTCCCATGCCGATACCGAAGAGAAGCAGGTCAGCTTTACCCAGCTGGCCGAGGGCCTCTATGCCTATACCGCCGAGGGCGACCCCAATACCGGCGTGGTGATCGGCGACGACAGCGTGATGGTGATCGACACTCAGGCCACGCCGATCATGGCCCAGGACGTGATCCGCCGCATCCGCGAGGTCACCGACCTGCCGATCAAGCACGTGGTGATGACCCACTACCACGCCGTGCGCGTGCTCGGCGCCTCGGCCTACGAGGCCGAGAACATCTACGCCAGCCAGAACACCTATGATTTGATCGTCGAGCGCGGCCAGCAGGACTACGAGTCCGAGGTCGGCCGCTTCCCGCGCCTGTTCAAGGGCGTCGACTCGGTGCCCGGCCTGACCTGGCCCAACATCGTATTCCAGCGGGAGCTGACGGTGTTCATGGGCAAGCGCGAGGTGCGCATCATTCACCTCGGTCGCGGCCACACCAAGGGCGACACCGTGGTCTGGCTGCCGGAGGAGAAGGTGATGTTCTCCGGCGACCTGGTCGAGTACGGCGCCACTCCCTACACCGGCGACGCCTACCACGAGGACTGGCCTTCCACTCTCGATCGCCTGCAGGCGATGGCCCCGCAGAAGCTGGTGCCGGGCCGCGGCGAGGCACTCACCACACCCGAGCAGTGCCAGGAGGCGATCCAGGGCACCCGCGACTTCCTCGCCGACATGTACGACAGCGTCAAGGCGGGCAAGGCCGCCGGCAAGTCGCTCTCCGAGTGCTACGCCGAGACCTACGCCAAGCTCAAGCCGAAGTACGGCCACTGGGTGATCTTCGACCACTGCCTGCCGTTCGACATCACCCGCTGCTATGACGAGGCCGGCGGCGAATACCCCGACCCGCGCATCTGGACCGCCGAGCGCGACACGGCCATGTGGCACTCGCTGCAGGAAGTCGTCGAGAACCAGTAA
- a CDS encoding TRAP transporter substrate-binding protein produces MKMTNRLMIGAVAALGFSFAAPVLAQTTITVSTWGGPNHGINTIVWPTWKAWIEEATEGRVTVEVVHDMGPPAAQMEIVADGIADATWIFHGHMSGRFELTQLPEFPTFEAFSSEAASAAYWNTYQEYLAAADEHNGVDVMAMGVHGPGQIFTRDQVDSLDQLSGMRMRVGGGVMSNLASAMDVSGVAMPPTSVYEGASQGVIQGAMLTLEGLRSFRVAEVLPHTLTVDGGFYRGSFAIVMNPMFWDQVSAEDREAIEAVSGEGLSRLFGYMMDAMDERGVAFAKEQGNTFTEASEEDIEHLRGVTDELIAEWNAAVEGRGIDTEAALAHFREQLALAAEGEGIADRVVHP; encoded by the coding sequence ATGAAAATGACCAACCGCCTCATGATTGGCGCCGTGGCGGCGCTCGGTTTCAGCTTCGCCGCGCCGGTGCTGGCGCAGACCACCATTACCGTCAGCACCTGGGGTGGTCCCAACCACGGCATCAACACCATCGTCTGGCCCACCTGGAAGGCGTGGATCGAGGAGGCGACCGAAGGTCGCGTCACCGTCGAGGTGGTCCACGACATGGGCCCGCCAGCGGCGCAGATGGAAATCGTCGCCGACGGCATCGCCGACGCCACCTGGATCTTCCACGGCCACATGTCGGGACGCTTCGAGCTGACCCAACTGCCGGAATTCCCCACCTTCGAGGCCTTCTCTTCCGAGGCGGCCTCGGCGGCATACTGGAACACCTACCAGGAGTATCTGGCGGCAGCCGACGAGCATAATGGCGTCGACGTGATGGCCATGGGCGTGCACGGGCCGGGCCAGATCTTCACCCGCGACCAGGTGGATTCCCTCGATCAGCTCTCGGGCATGCGCATGCGGGTCGGCGGTGGCGTGATGAGCAACCTGGCCAGTGCCATGGATGTCTCCGGTGTGGCGATGCCGCCCACCAGTGTCTACGAAGGGGCTTCCCAGGGGGTCATCCAGGGCGCCATGCTGACGCTCGAAGGGCTGCGTAGTTTCCGTGTGGCCGAGGTACTGCCGCATACTCTGACGGTGGATGGCGGCTTCTACCGTGGCAGCTTTGCCATCGTCATGAACCCGATGTTCTGGGACCAGGTCTCCGCCGAGGATCGCGAGGCGATCGAAGCCGTTTCCGGTGAAGGCCTCTCGCGGCTGTTCGGTTACATGATGGATGCCATGGACGAGCGCGGCGTGGCTTTCGCCAAGGAGCAGGGCAATACCTTCACCGAGGCCTCGGAGGAAGACATCGAGCATCTGCGCGGAGTGACCGATGAGCTGATCGCCGAGTGGAATGCCGCTGTAGAAGGGCGCGGAATCGATACCGAAGCGGCGCTGGCACACTTCCGCGAGCAGCTCGCCCTGGCCGCCGAAGGCGAAGGTATCGCCGATCGCGTCGTTCACCCGTAA
- a CDS encoding TRAP transporter small permease — protein MPTTSTYWLRVGRVMQLTLEGVAGATLFAMMLLTTADVTGRYFFNSPILGTVELTQLMLAALVFLSLPVVCWREEHVSVDLLDSVFPARLIWVRQVLVNLIVSGALWVMARRVWALGERAMQWGDVTEFLRIPNGYLIYLMAIMLAASAVLTLLRALCYLLEGVGVLERGGPLSPEKGKGGDND, from the coding sequence ATGCCGACCACGTCGACATACTGGCTGCGGGTCGGCCGTGTCATGCAGCTGACGCTGGAGGGGGTGGCCGGTGCCACCCTCTTCGCCATGATGCTGCTGACCACGGCGGACGTGACCGGACGCTACTTCTTCAATTCGCCGATCCTGGGCACCGTCGAGCTGACCCAGCTGATGCTGGCGGCGCTGGTGTTCCTGTCGCTGCCGGTGGTGTGCTGGCGCGAGGAGCACGTCAGCGTCGACCTGCTCGACAGCGTGTTTCCCGCGCGCCTGATCTGGGTTCGCCAGGTGCTGGTCAACCTGATCGTCAGCGGCGCGCTGTGGGTCATGGCGCGGCGGGTGTGGGCCCTGGGCGAGCGCGCCATGCAGTGGGGCGACGTCACCGAGTTCCTGCGCATCCCCAACGGCTATCTCATCTACCTGATGGCGATCATGCTCGCCGCCTCGGCCGTGCTGACCCTGCTGCGGGCGCTATGCTACCTGCTCGAAGGCGTGGGCGTACTCGAGCGCGGCGGCCCGCTCAGTCCCGAGAAAGGCAAGGGAGGCGACAATGACTGA
- a CDS encoding TRAP transporter large permease, translating into MTEALYGFAALLLLAFLRVPLAFAMGIVGFAGFYYLTGNWNAAEAMAARRVVDTAMDYGLSVIPLFILMGNLVSHAGLSDALFRASNGFLGHRKGGQAMATIVACGGFSAICGSSLATAATMGRVAMPQMRKYGYKDTLASASIAAGGTLGILIPPSVMLVIYGILTETSIRELFAAGFIPGILGIVMYLVAVKWVLWRDPAAGPAGEKVEWPERLTALKSVGSTLALFVLVIGGIYLGVFTPTEAAGIGAMGAFLIALWRRALTPQVLMNVLMDTVRTTAMLFAVVLTALIFANFINRAGLPSDLLAFVNGLDIAPFLVILVILAIYVLLGCVFESMSMLLLTVPVFFPVVAGLGFDLVWFGILVVIVIEISLITPPVGMNVFVLRAVLPDVSTGTIFRGVTPFWVAGMARALLVLVFPGIVLFLPQLLY; encoded by the coding sequence ATGACTGAAGCACTCTACGGCTTCGCCGCCCTGCTGCTGCTGGCATTCTTGCGCGTGCCGCTGGCGTTTGCCATGGGCATCGTCGGCTTCGCCGGCTTCTACTACCTCACCGGCAACTGGAACGCCGCCGAGGCCATGGCCGCGCGGCGGGTGGTGGACACCGCCATGGACTACGGCCTGTCGGTGATCCCGCTGTTCATCCTGATGGGCAACCTGGTGTCGCACGCCGGGCTGTCGGATGCCCTGTTCCGCGCCTCCAACGGTTTTCTCGGCCACCGCAAGGGCGGCCAGGCCATGGCCACCATCGTCGCCTGCGGCGGCTTCAGCGCCATCTGCGGCTCGAGCCTGGCCACCGCCGCCACCATGGGCCGGGTGGCCATGCCGCAGATGCGCAAGTACGGCTACAAGGACACCCTCGCCTCGGCGTCCATCGCCGCCGGCGGCACGCTGGGTATCCTCATCCCGCCCAGCGTGATGCTGGTGATCTACGGCATCCTCACCGAGACCAGCATCCGCGAACTGTTCGCCGCCGGCTTCATTCCCGGCATCCTGGGCATCGTCATGTACCTGGTGGCGGTCAAGTGGGTGCTGTGGCGCGACCCCGCGGCCGGCCCCGCCGGCGAGAAGGTCGAGTGGCCCGAACGCCTGACGGCGCTCAAGAGCGTCGGCAGCACCCTGGCGCTGTTCGTGCTGGTGATCGGCGGCATCTACCTCGGCGTGTTCACCCCCACCGAGGCGGCGGGCATCGGCGCCATGGGCGCCTTCCTCATCGCCCTGTGGCGCCGGGCGCTGACCCCCCAGGTGCTGATGAACGTGCTGATGGACACCGTGCGTACCACCGCCATGCTGTTCGCCGTGGTACTCACCGCACTGATCTTTGCCAACTTCATCAACCGCGCGGGGCTGCCCAGCGACCTGCTGGCGTTCGTCAACGGACTCGACATTGCGCCGTTCCTGGTGATCCTGGTGATACTGGCCATCTACGTACTGCTCGGCTGCGTGTTCGAGAGCATGTCGATGCTGCTGCTCACCGTGCCGGTGTTCTTCCCGGTGGTGGCGGGGCTTGGCTTCGACCTGGTGTGGTTCGGCATCCTGGTGGTGATCGTGATCGAGATCAGTCTGATCACGCCGCCGGTGGGAATGAACGTGTTCGTGCTGCGGGCGGTGCTGCCGGACGTGAGCACGGGGACGATCTTCCGCGGGGTGACGCCGTTCTGGGTGGCGGGGATGGCGCGCGCGTTGCTGGTGCTGGTGTTCCCGGGTATCGTGCTGTTCCTGCCGCAACTGCTCTATTAA